Proteins encoded within one genomic window of Streptomyces kaniharaensis:
- a CDS encoding glycosyltransferase family 4 protein, giving the protein MRICLFNWKDCAHPTAGGAETYTREVLTRWAAAGHQVTWFAGAVDGAPEQERREGVTVVRRGGKLGVYAAARAWYARHGAGRFDLLIDEVNTRPFGCASWAGGTPVVALVHQVAREIWSAEFPPPLSWAGRYLAEPLWLHSLRRTPVLTVSASSSDSLREYGIRDIWLVPEGISRRPRPAIPRQARPTVISVGRLAPVKQVDHAIEAFRRLRRDLPAAQLWIVGDGPQRERLERTAPEGVTFHGRVSDEVRDRLLAESHVLVATSLREGWALVVDEAAAMGVPTIGYDRPGLRDSVPAAGGVLVPPNPRALAATLARKLPGLVAEPAEQGWPGGAVSWDELADRFLATALQAAGLLGRESGTGHAASLEHVSGRQH; this is encoded by the coding sequence ATGCGAATCTGCCTGTTCAACTGGAAGGACTGCGCCCATCCGACCGCCGGGGGCGCCGAGACGTACACCCGGGAGGTGCTCACCCGCTGGGCGGCCGCCGGGCACCAGGTCACCTGGTTCGCCGGTGCGGTCGACGGGGCGCCCGAGCAGGAGCGGCGCGAGGGCGTGACGGTGGTGCGCCGGGGCGGGAAGCTGGGGGTCTACGCGGCTGCCCGCGCCTGGTACGCCAGACACGGGGCGGGCCGCTTCGACCTGCTCATCGACGAGGTCAACACCAGGCCGTTCGGTTGCGCCAGCTGGGCCGGCGGGACGCCGGTGGTCGCACTGGTGCACCAGGTGGCCCGTGAGATCTGGTCGGCCGAGTTCCCGCCTCCCCTGTCGTGGGCCGGACGGTACCTGGCGGAGCCCCTCTGGTTGCACTCGCTTCGCCGCACCCCGGTCCTGACGGTGTCCGCCTCCAGCTCGGACTCCCTGCGCGAGTACGGGATCCGGGACATCTGGCTGGTCCCGGAGGGCATCTCCAGGCGGCCGCGTCCCGCCATCCCCCGCCAGGCGCGGCCCACCGTGATCAGCGTGGGCCGGCTGGCTCCGGTCAAGCAGGTGGACCACGCCATCGAGGCGTTCCGCCGGCTGCGCCGCGACCTGCCCGCGGCGCAGCTGTGGATCGTCGGGGACGGGCCGCAGCGCGAGCGGCTGGAGCGCACGGCGCCCGAGGGCGTGACCTTCCACGGCCGCGTTTCCGACGAGGTCCGTGACCGGCTGCTGGCCGAGTCGCACGTGCTGGTCGCCACGTCGCTGCGGGAGGGCTGGGCCCTGGTGGTGGACGAGGCGGCCGCCATGGGCGTGCCGACGATCGGCTACGACCGGCCCGGCCTGCGCGACTCGGTGCCGGCGGCCGGCGGGGTGCTCGTGCCTCCCAATCCGCGGGCGCTCGCGGCGACCCTGGCGCGAAAACTGCCCGGGCTGGTCGCCGAGCCGGCGGAGCAGGGCTGGCCGGGCGGGGCGGTGTCCTGGGACGAACTGGCCGACCGGTTCCTGGCCACCGCCCTCCAGGCCGCCGGGCTGCTGGGAAGGGAATCCGGCACCGGGCACGCCGCATCCCTGGAGCACGTGTCGGGACGGCAGCATTGA